Genomic segment of Glutamicibacter sp. JL.03c:
GTCGGCATCGACGCCGCGAAGGCCGCTGAAATCGTCGAGGCAGCTAACTTCCCAGAAGAACTGCGTGCCAAGGTTGCCGAAACCATCCAGAAGCTTTGGGTTGTTTTCAAGGAAGAAGACGCAACCCTCGTGGAGGTCAACCCACTGGTGAAGACCGGCGCCGGCGACATCGTCGCACTGGACGGCAAGGTCTCCCTGGACGACAACGCATCTGAGGTTCGCCACCCAGCTCACGAAGAGCTGGAAGACAAGGGCGCAGCCGATCCGCTGGAAGCCAAGGCAAAGGCCGCTGGCCTGAACTACGTGAAGCTGGACGGCGAAGTAGGCATCATCGGTAACGGTGCTGGCCTGGTCATGTCCACCCTGGACGTCGTTGCTTACGCTGGCGAGAACCACGGTTCGGTCAAGCCAGCTAACTTCCTTGACATCGGTGGTGGAGCTTCGGCTGAGGTCATGGCTAACGGCCTTGACGTCATCTTGAACGACCCGCAGGTCAAGTCGGTCTTCGTCAACGTCTTCGGTGGCATCACCGCATGTGACGCTGTCGCAAACGGCATCGTTGGCGCGCTGAACACCCTGGGTGACGCAGCGAACAAGCCACTGGTTGTCCGCCTGGACGGCAACAACGTTGAAGAGGGTCGTGCCATCTTGGCCCAGGCCAACCACCCGTTGGTCACCCTGGCAGCAACCATGGATGAGGGCGCCGACAAGGCCGCCGAGCTCGCCAACGCAGCGAAGTAAGAGGGATAAGCGAACAATGAGCATTTACCTGAACAAGGACTCCAAGGTCATCGTCCAGGGCATCACCGGCGGCGAAGGCACCAAGCACACCGCCCTGATGCTCAAGGCTGGC
This window contains:
- the sucC gene encoding ADP-forming succinate--CoA ligase subunit beta, coding for MDLYEYQARDLFEAHGVPVLAGIVAYTPEEAKAAAEKIGGVVVVKAQVKVGGRGKAGGVKVAKTADEAFEHASAILGMDIKGYTVNKVMIAQGADIAEEFYFSVLLDRANRNYLAMCSVEGGMEIEVLAVERPEALAKVAVDPIVGIDAAKAAEIVEAANFPEELRAKVAETIQKLWVVFKEEDATLVEVNPLVKTGAGDIVALDGKVSLDDNASEVRHPAHEELEDKGAADPLEAKAKAAGLNYVKLDGEVGIIGNGAGLVMSTLDVVAYAGENHGSVKPANFLDIGGGASAEVMANGLDVILNDPQVKSVFVNVFGGITACDAVANGIVGALNTLGDAANKPLVVRLDGNNVEEGRAILAQANHPLVTLAATMDEGADKAAELANAAK